A DNA window from Streptomyces sp. CA-278952 contains the following coding sequences:
- a CDS encoding ABC transporter permease: MRLPVFAFRRLAGAAVLLVLLSAVVFAATTVLPGDAVSGVAGVDASAAQRAEVRAELGLDRPVTERYADWVAGAVRGDLGRGFVGERSVADVIAARLPNSLLLAALTLAVTAPLAVLLGLWTGLRGGVADRVVSTSAQILAAVPEFVIAALLVAVLAVWLEALPRVSVIPLGGTPLDVPHALVLPVLTLSAVGLAVATRLLRVSVADTAATPHCEAARLNGIRGVRLAVRHILPNAAGPAVQALTLTTGALVGSAVVVENVFDYPGIGRELQLAVAARDVPMVQGIATALIAVMLAVLLLGDLCTRLLGAREGHGR, encoded by the coding sequence GTGAGGCTGCCCGTCTTCGCCTTCCGTCGCCTGGCGGGGGCCGCCGTCCTCCTGGTGCTGCTGTCGGCCGTGGTCTTCGCGGCCACGACGGTCCTGCCGGGTGACGCCGTCAGCGGGGTGGCGGGCGTGGACGCCTCAGCGGCGCAACGCGCCGAGGTGCGTGCCGAACTCGGCCTGGACCGGCCCGTCACCGAGAGATACGCGGACTGGGTGGCCGGGGCGGTCCGAGGCGACCTGGGGCGCGGCTTCGTGGGGGAGCGGTCGGTCGCCGATGTCATCGCGGCCCGTCTGCCCAACAGTCTCCTCCTCGCCGCACTGACGCTCGCGGTCACCGCGCCGCTCGCCGTACTGCTCGGTCTGTGGACCGGGTTGCGCGGGGGCGTCGCCGACCGGGTGGTTTCCACGTCCGCCCAGATCCTGGCCGCCGTACCCGAGTTCGTCATCGCCGCGCTGCTCGTCGCGGTACTGGCGGTATGGCTGGAGGCACTCCCGCGCGTCTCGGTCATCCCCCTGGGAGGTACGCCGCTCGACGTCCCGCACGCGCTGGTCCTGCCCGTGCTGACGCTCAGCGCGGTCGGTCTCGCGGTGGCCACCCGGCTGTTGCGGGTCTCCGTGGCGGACACCGCGGCCACGCCGCACTGCGAGGCTGCCCGGCTCAACGGTATTCGCGGCGTGCGGCTGGCGGTGCGTCACATCCTGCCCAACGCCGCGGGACCGGCCGTACAGGCGCTCACCCTCACCACGGGGGCGCTGGTCGGCTCGGCGGTGGTGGTGGAGAACGTCTTCGACTACCCGGGCATCGGCCGGGAGCTGCAACTGGCCGTGGCGGCGCGGGACGTGCCGATGGTGCAGGGCATCGCCACCGCGCTGATCGCGGTCATGCTCGCGGTGCTCCTGCTGGGCGACCTCTGCACGCGTCTGCTGGGAGCACGGGAAGGGCACGGACGATGA
- a CDS encoding ABC transporter permease encodes MTTVLTPPRRRARPARRGTPRYRRPPLLTCAGTLALLLLALLGPLVAPYSPTAQLAAPFQPPDGRFLLGTDVLGRDVVSRVLGGGRSIVLTALAGTAAAGAIGMAVGVLAAMVSRRLGDLLVRCVDALAVVPALLVVLVLAAGFPGSDAALVAAVTLATAPFSTRILRAAGDTVLSSGYVEAALARGDTRPAVLRQDVLPNIAGPALMDTALRLVASLHLTATAGFLGLGQGGAAPDWGRMVSENVPGATLAATPFLAPALLLVGLSVCVGLLAGRLAEAVGRGIE; translated from the coding sequence ATGACGACGGTCCTGACACCGCCGAGGAGGCGGGCCCGTCCGGCGCGTAGGGGCACGCCCCGGTACCGGCGGCCGCCGCTGCTCACCTGTGCGGGCACGCTGGCCCTGCTCCTGCTCGCCCTGCTGGGGCCGCTGGTCGCGCCGTACAGTCCCACCGCCCAGCTCGCCGCGCCCTTCCAGCCGCCGGACGGCCGGTTCCTCCTCGGCACCGACGTGCTGGGCCGGGACGTGGTGAGCCGGGTGCTCGGCGGAGGCCGGTCCATCGTGCTGACGGCGCTGGCCGGGACGGCTGCGGCCGGAGCCATCGGGATGGCCGTCGGTGTCCTGGCGGCCATGGTGTCCCGTCGGCTCGGCGATTTGCTGGTCCGCTGCGTGGACGCCCTCGCTGTCGTCCCCGCCCTCCTGGTCGTCCTGGTCCTGGCCGCCGGGTTCCCCGGCAGCGACGCGGCCCTCGTGGCGGCCGTCACCCTGGCCACCGCCCCCTTCTCCACCAGGATCCTGCGCGCTGCGGGGGACACGGTGCTGAGCAGCGGGTACGTCGAGGCGGCGCTGGCCCGCGGCGACACCCGGCCGGCCGTGCTCCGCCAGGACGTGCTGCCCAACATCGCCGGACCGGCCCTCATGGACACAGCGCTGCGCCTGGTCGCGTCCCTGCACCTCACCGCCACCGCCGGCTTCCTCGGGCTCGGTCAGGGGGGAGCGGCTCCCGACTGGGGGCGCATGGTGAGCGAGAACGTCCCCGGGGCGACGCTGGCCGCCACGCCGTTCCTCGCACCGGCCCTGCTGCTCGTAGGGCTGTCCGTGTGTGTCGGGCTGCTGGCAGGACGGCTGGCGGAAGCGGTCGGACGGGGGATCGAGTGA
- a CDS encoding ABC transporter ATP-binding protein: MNGNGTRARRVREGLLAEISGLTVGPVSGGPPVLHDACLSVAPGQVLGVVGRSGSGKSSLAHSLLGHVRPGLEVRSGTVQVAGLDPFATADAGRLRGRVVSFLGQDPASSLNPALRIGTQIAEAVRLRSTVKRANDVRARVEELLLSVRLPADRAFRRRMPRQLSGGQAQRVGLALALAGTPRLLVLDEPTSGLDTVLADAMRGLLAEVLSDGDRAALLVSHDPAWIASVADEVIRLEGGRIVTAGPVKRPVPVLPPTRSRTGGPGPQRPHEVTTAGGLHVRGLSAAHGGVAVLHDVSLTVQAGSCTAVVGPSGSGKTTLARCLAGLHRPARGSAEWGAAGAERGRGAAVQLVAQDARGSLNPRESVRSALLRPLRGIGRRPTEDALEEAVRLLGLVGLDDGVLTRRPGELSGGQRQRVALARTLAAQPRALVCDEITSALDPDTASGILDLLDSLRSTTGLTVVMVTHDLTAVARRAERVVVLDAGRVVEDGPVERVLVAPEHPRTRELLAHAGDPLLAVPE, encoded by the coding sequence GTGAACGGGAACGGGACAAGGGCACGTCGGGTGCGGGAGGGTCTGCTCGCCGAGATCAGCGGGCTGACGGTCGGTCCGGTGTCCGGCGGTCCGCCTGTCCTGCACGACGCCTGCCTGTCGGTTGCGCCAGGGCAGGTGCTGGGGGTCGTGGGAAGGTCGGGATCCGGCAAGAGCAGCTTGGCCCACAGCCTGCTCGGACACGTCCGGCCCGGCCTGGAGGTGCGGTCCGGAACCGTCCAGGTGGCCGGCCTCGACCCTTTCGCCACCGCGGACGCCGGTCGGCTGCGGGGACGCGTGGTGTCGTTCCTGGGACAGGACCCGGCATCGTCGCTCAACCCCGCGCTGCGGATCGGCACGCAGATCGCGGAGGCGGTACGTCTGCGCTCGACCGTGAAGCGTGCGAACGACGTCCGTGCGCGGGTCGAGGAACTGCTGCTGTCCGTGCGGCTGCCGGCCGACCGGGCGTTTCGGCGACGGATGCCGCGGCAGCTGTCGGGAGGGCAGGCCCAACGCGTCGGTCTCGCACTGGCGCTGGCGGGTACGCCCCGTCTGCTGGTTCTCGACGAGCCCACCAGCGGTCTGGACACGGTCCTGGCCGACGCGATGCGCGGCCTGCTGGCCGAGGTCCTCTCCGACGGTGACCGCGCCGCGTTGCTGGTCAGCCACGACCCGGCGTGGATCGCGTCCGTGGCGGACGAGGTGATCCGCCTGGAGGGAGGGCGAATCGTCACGGCGGGACCGGTGAAGAGACCGGTGCCTGTTCTCCCGCCGACGAGATCCCGCACCGGCGGTCCCGGTCCGCAGCGGCCGCATGAAGTCACCACCGCCGGAGGACTGCACGTGCGAGGGCTGAGTGCCGCCCACGGCGGCGTTGCCGTGCTGCACGACGTCTCCCTCACCGTCCAGGCGGGCTCCTGCACCGCCGTCGTCGGCCCCTCGGGTTCGGGCAAGACCACCCTCGCCCGCTGCCTCGCAGGGCTCCACCGGCCCGCACGAGGCAGTGCCGAGTGGGGGGCGGCGGGTGCGGAGCGAGGACGCGGCGCTGCGGTGCAACTCGTCGCACAGGACGCCCGCGGCTCCCTCAACCCCCGGGAATCCGTGAGGTCCGCGCTCCTACGCCCTCTCAGGGGAATCGGGCGCCGGCCCACCGAGGACGCGCTCGAAGAGGCCGTACGGTTGCTCGGTCTGGTCGGTCTGGACGATGGCGTACTGACACGCAGACCGGGCGAGCTGTCGGGCGGCCAGCGCCAACGCGTCGCTCTGGCGCGGACGCTGGCGGCTCAGCCACGCGCTCTCGTCTGCGACGAGATCACCTCGGCGCTGGACCCGGACACGGCGAGCGGAATCCTTGATCTGCTGGACTCGCTGCGGTCGACGACGGGGCTGACGGTCGTGATGGTGACGCACGACCTGACGGCCGTCGCCCGCCGTGCGGAGCGGGTCGTCGTCCTGGACGCGGGGAGGGTGGTCGAGGACGGCCCCGTCGAACGGGTGCTCGTAGCCCCGGAGCATCCCCGCACGAGGGAGCTGCTCGCCCACGCCGGCGATCCCCTCCTTGCCGTACCGGAGTAG
- a CDS encoding (2,3-dihydroxybenzoyl)adenylate synthase, which produces MSETQRTWPEAEKARYRAVGHWEGVTFGARLRQWAARHGGRVALVDGDRRWTYAQVDAEADLIARGLSGLGIGRGDRVVVQLPNRAEFVLLWFALQRLGAVPVHAMPGHRRREIGHLVRVAGAVACVVPDRHARFDHRELMREVRAEQGSDGSLRHVVVVGDPGPDDRFLSFEALRAAPPASSGPGLDDGGAASSDIALLLLSGGTTGLPKLIPRTHDDYAYNARACADVCALHARTVYLAVLPIGFNFTFACPGVLGTLMAGGTVVVAPDPSPQTAFALVEREGVTLTSLTPPLVPHWMEEAASGSWDLGSLAVVQVGGARLPEDHARKLGPALGATVQQVFGMAEGLINLTRLDDPEDLVCATQGRPVSPDDEILVADTDGRPAPDGTAGELLTRGPYTLRGYYRAEEYDRTAFTPDGYYRTGDVVRRLPTGHLVVVGRIKDQINRGGEKIAAVEVEEELLTHPAITAAALVGVPDERWGERSVAFVVCEGSAPGAREVAAHLKERGLAGHKAPDEVVQVPALPLTAVGKVDKAALTRRLP; this is translated from the coding sequence ATGAGCGAGACACAACGGACCTGGCCCGAGGCCGAGAAGGCGCGGTACAGAGCCGTCGGCCACTGGGAGGGCGTCACCTTCGGGGCCCGGTTGCGCCAGTGGGCGGCCCGGCACGGAGGGCGCGTCGCGCTCGTCGACGGCGACCGCCGCTGGACCTACGCCCAGGTGGACGCCGAGGCTGACCTCATCGCCCGCGGACTGTCCGGCCTGGGCATCGGACGGGGCGACCGCGTGGTGGTCCAGCTCCCGAACCGCGCCGAGTTCGTACTCCTCTGGTTCGCCTTGCAGCGGCTCGGTGCGGTACCGGTGCACGCCATGCCCGGCCACCGGCGCCGGGAGATCGGTCATCTGGTGCGCGTGGCGGGTGCCGTGGCCTGTGTGGTGCCCGACCGGCACGCCAGGTTCGACCACCGGGAACTGATGCGCGAGGTGCGGGCGGAGCAGGGATCGGACGGCTCGCTGCGGCACGTCGTCGTGGTCGGCGATCCGGGACCCGACGATCGATTCCTCTCCTTCGAGGCGCTCCGCGCGGCCCCGCCGGCCTCCTCCGGTCCCGGCCTCGACGACGGTGGAGCCGCCTCCTCCGATATCGCCCTCCTGCTGCTGTCCGGCGGCACCACAGGGCTCCCCAAGCTCATCCCGCGCACGCACGACGACTACGCCTACAACGCCCGCGCCTGCGCCGACGTCTGCGCGCTCCACGCACGGACCGTGTACCTGGCGGTCCTGCCGATCGGGTTCAACTTCACCTTCGCCTGCCCCGGTGTGCTGGGCACCCTGATGGCCGGGGGGACCGTCGTCGTCGCGCCGGACCCCAGCCCGCAGACGGCGTTCGCCCTCGTCGAACGGGAGGGGGTGACCCTGACCTCCCTGACCCCGCCGCTGGTCCCCCACTGGATGGAAGAGGCCGCGTCCGGGTCCTGGGACCTGGGCAGTCTCGCGGTGGTGCAGGTCGGCGGGGCGCGGCTGCCGGAGGATCACGCCCGCAAACTGGGACCGGCGCTCGGGGCGACCGTGCAACAGGTCTTCGGCATGGCGGAGGGCCTGATCAACCTGACGCGCCTTGACGACCCCGAGGACCTGGTGTGTGCCACCCAGGGCCGGCCCGTCTCGCCGGACGACGAGATTCTCGTGGCGGACACCGACGGCAGGCCCGCGCCGGACGGGACGGCGGGCGAACTCCTCACCCGCGGCCCGTACACGCTGCGTGGCTACTACCGTGCCGAGGAGTACGACCGGACAGCGTTCACGCCGGACGGGTACTACCGGACCGGGGACGTGGTACGGCGCCTGCCCACCGGACATCTCGTGGTGGTGGGGCGGATCAAGGACCAGATCAACCGGGGCGGCGAGAAGATCGCCGCGGTGGAGGTGGAGGAGGAGTTGCTGACGCATCCGGCGATCACGGCGGCGGCCCTGGTCGGTGTGCCGGACGAGCGGTGGGGTGAGAGGTCCGTCGCCTTCGTCGTCTGCGAAGGCTCGGCTCCCGGCGCACGGGAGGTCGCCGCCCATCTCAAGGAGCGCGGGCTGGCGGGGCACAAGGCGCCGGACGAGGTGGTACAGGTTCCCGCCCTCCCGCTCACCGCGGTCGGAAAGGTGGACAAGGCGGCACTGACACGGCGCTTGCCCTAG